ACATCCAATTCCACTCAAAAAAAGGAAGGGGATTAGATTGTTCTAACCGCCTGTGTTACGCGAATATCTATTTTTTTGGGGGTACCCGAAACGCGTCCTTAATCAGATGCCACTTTTCAGGAATAAAGAAAGCAATAGCTGAGAGAGACGATGTATCTTCCCTCGTTGTAAGATTACTTAAGGCTTCCTTCAATCCATTCGATAGCCTCTTGTCTTCTTACCTTAGGAAAGCGAAAGACATAGgcttgaaagaaagaaaagtgaaGACCAATGAAAATGGCTATCCATATAGTTCCATGGCAGTCTTAAATACAGGAGAGTCAGAGGCAAAAGGATTTGACACAAGTTGAAGCTAAGGATCGACAGAAAGCTAGGTGTGCTTCTCCCTTCTTATCCTAAGGAACTCGCAGAGTTAACGAGATCTCGCTTAAGGAGATATATAGCCAAGCGATTCACCACGCCAATAGGTGGGTTTGAGGATAGTAAGTAAGAAATTCACATAGAAGGCACCGCTGGAACTTGTGCATGCTTATACTAGGGAAAGAGCTATGAAATGCATTCCCTGCTCTCCTGAGGTCGAAAGAACCTTACCTGCGCTTTGGTGCTTTTGGCTATGCCATGTATTCAAAACCTTAGCTACTTTACTCGAAGTCGAAAGAGAATCGCTACATTAACATCAGCCGCTGCCACTGGCACTAACATAAGATCTAGCAAAGCACTTTTGTGAGGTGGGTAGCTTGTAACGTAAGCATTGTAGTGGAGCGAAGGGCTTTGGTTTAGAGGGATAGAGGGGATATGGGTGAGCTTGAAGCAGGGAGTCAATTAACAATACAACGAGGCCATAGTTTACTAATAAGAACTATTGTGACTAATATAGCTACCCGGCCACAAACAAGAGCATCTTTATTAGATATCCCCACAATGAGAGCTATTAGCTTAGCTGGAGTTTTGCTTGCGAGTCTCATGATATGCCGGGCCTTGATAGGGACCTTGTTGTGGAACATCGGCTACCCATTAAGGAGGGATACAAGCCATATAAACTACCACCGAGGAGAGTTCTTTACTGTGAACCTGTTATTCCTTCTTATTGATACTTAGTAAAGTAAAGCTCCATCTCATTTTTTAAATCCTATAAGCCAGAAGAAAGGCTATCTATTTAAATGACTCCTGCATTTTATGTGAAAGAGTGTTCTATGAAAAGTCTTTCCATTCGATATCTAGCGAGCCAATAGATAGGTAGGTTGCATAGTTTATTAGAGTTCCAACTGAGTTATCTTACCCAGCCTCTTAGCTTCCTTTTCAAAATAGCGCTTCTTGATACCTTTGGCCTAGGCCGAAGATCATTGGGAAGGAAAGATATTGGTTGGGAGGGGGCGCATTCCATTATTCTTCTGGTTCAATTCCATCTGCTTGCGAACCAGAGactgaaatattttttttgatgAAGAATACTAGAATAAGGAGTTTGCTTAATCTAGGGGGAGTTCCCTGTAAGCTTCTTCACTATATGGAGATGAAGATGGAGAGAAATACAACTATTTACAGTGTAGGAGTATCTGATAGTGGCATTCAACACGTCTAGGAGAAAGGCTTAGCCTAACGTTATTGGCGGGATTTATGTTACAAGTTAGTTTCCTAGGAATTAATATATTTCTAGTCTCATGTGAAGTGTCAGATTTGCCTTCCCTTTTTTCTAGTCAAGTGAGGTAGTCCTCTCCTAGTCCTTCAATTATCATCCTTCATAGCAGCCCTTGTAGTTAGCAATCTTAATAGTAATAGTGAATAATGCCATGTCTTGATATTCTCACTCCTGAAAGCAAGTCAAGCCTACACCGAGCGGGTCGAAGACCTAGCTAATTTTCTTACTACAGGGATAAGAAAAACCTTTACCCTAGTAAGCTTCCTTTCTACCCAAGAGAGTCTCTTACTTATCTCACCTTAAGGCAGGAAAGAATAGGCAAGATAATGTGTACCCCCGTAGAGGTAGAAAGTCAAACTCTTCTTCTAGCATCAAAGTAAACAGTATAATAAAAAAGCAAAAACCATTCATATTCCTTCCCGAATCTGGAAAATGAAATACTAACAGTTACTCAAATAGCTTTAAGTAAATGCTTGAACTCTTTTCCTAAAGGTTATTCCTCACATACGAGgcttaggtttttttttccttaactGGGAATCTTGCCCAACCCCGAGCAAGGGCCTAATTCACGTACGTAAAGGGAAGGGTGGGGTAGGTCTTTCACTCTTTTTTTTTGACGTCAATAGATGAGTGAAGAGAAGGGACGAGACACCGATAGGCACGAGAGGAGTTCCTTCCAGGAAAacatgtaattgaagaaaatcaaaacCATGTCTGGACTTTTTTCTTGTAAAGCTTGGCTAAAAGCctgattttcttaaatattgGCTAGCTCAGATAAACATTCTAGCTATTCAAAGAAGGCGGTCCTGAGCGGATCATCTTCAGATTCCATAACAGCACGTCGGGCGGCTATTCAAATGGATCCAGTTCCTACCCGCCCGCAACCCTTCTTGGGAATGGAATCCTATCGACTAGGTACTTTTAGACCAAAAAGATTTAAGCAACTTTCACTATACTGGTCtgcttccttcttttcttttgaatcaAGGAAATGATTCAATCTCGAACTGGGCCTGACTATTCAGTTGAAGTGAGAGTTGGTTCAACTATCGAGGATAGAAATTTTGAGGAATTCTGAAGTTGCTCGAACCTGGTGAGAGGAATTTTTTCAAGACTATTGTCTTTGTTAGTAAGTGGATCGGAATGCTAACGGCGAGGTGCCAACTAACCTTTGACCATTGACCAAGTGAGTGGAAAATGCTAACTATTAcattgctaagtgttgtcttcatttgaagacacttgcctCACTAAATCCCAcgttgagttagtggattttttagtgttaagttctcatcaaactcaaaattgcatgttttgcatgtaatggCCTTTAAAAGGAAGAGTTTCTTGGCCATAGTAGAAATTGATGAGATTATTTGGTAATCTCAttacaattttatctcaaatacttaaccttttcctctccaaattagtcattcACCGGATTCtaccatcccgttctaaggccAGAGAATAGTCAAGAGGACTCTCGTGGTGGTATACAAATTGTTTGTGAGGAGATTGAAGCTAATCTGGAGAAGTTTTGgaactacaaaggttgtatttcttcttccccttttatttatttttgattgCATGTTTATCCTttgtaattaacctaattagagtactttagatccgtttTTCTTCCGCTGTACACATGTTCATTCCATCAAATCATGTGGTTTCATTAAGGCTTGtgattgaattaaattttttgtttttcctaaattttcatatttggAGGAAAGACGAGAGCGATGAAAATGGTAGGATCAAGAGGGAagatagagaaaaagagagaagaggGAGAAACCATAGATatctacaaaataaaaaataatttaataaaagggACCGATTGCATCAATTAGTAAACCACATTGGTATAActaatcaaattaaaacatCATGGATGTAATTGTAACTAATCTTATAATTTAGGACgatttttgcaatttttcctaaaagaaaaaataaaaatcaatctaAGTATTTAACTTTTGAATACGATGGGAATGATACctaaattagattaaattggACCAACCAAACATGTATTGCTCATATAAACCGAACCAAGTGAGTTCTACAAATTTCAGAAAGAAAAATTTCCActcttttgatttttctagCTTGTATTCCACGTATGATTGGCAACAACAAATTGATTGTAATAGAAATAAAGGTATCGAATTCAAGCCTGTTTGAAAATTGCGATCGGATATTGATAATGGAGAGCTGACCTCCTTTCTCCCTTTACCCTTTGTTTTTCCCCTTTCTCTCTTGTTcgctctcttcctcttcttccttcGAGCTTCATAGGGCTCAAATTTCCGCCATTTTTGTATATTATCATCACCATCGAAACcccattaaaacattttttccatattctttcatcttcttttttacTGCCAccattttcatccatttatTCAATCAAACCCTCCCCCTCTTCACTCCTTTTCGTGATTCGCCGGTTTCTTTGACCTTTTTTTAATCCGATGATCGTGCCCCACTTGCTTGATTTCTGATTCAGTGTTGTTATCGTGTTCTTGTTGTTGCTAGAAGTACTGTAGATCGAATTTTCTTATCTGGGTTGTTGCCATGTCGTGATTTTTCTTTATCTGAGGTTCTCCACGGAGTCTCGTTTGCGGAGAAGGTAATTAAGTTCTGTTTCTTTTACTGGTTCTTGTTTACTTTTGATAGTTTTTAGCGCCCTTTTCATGTAGATTTCTACTTCATTATCTTTAGATTGCTTCTTTTACAAGGAAATTTGTATTCTATCTTTATGTTATGGTCGAAACTTTCGTATGTTATTGTATTGATTGTCAAGAATATTATGGCGATTAGGGTTAGGCCATTCACCCGAATGGAAGGGTCTGGTAGCGACCCCGACTCTCATAGAGCTGCTTCCACCAGTAGTTCAAGGAGGTTTGGAATGTTAGCTGCCTCGAATATTATTCAGGCTCCGCTTTCTGCACTATTAGAGTACTCGGGTCTTCTTCGTGGCCGCCCAAGTCATCAAGAATCCGAGGCATTGATAAGTGCACGATTACCTTCGGGGTTTCGAGACCATCTTCGCAGCCAGATCGAAGAATCTTCGGGTGCTACTAATGATGGAGAGGTTTCAATTAGGATAATTGGGGCAGGGGAACCAGAACATGGTAGGGATGGtgctggactagtagttgggcAAGCGAGGGAAGGTAGCGGTCAGAATACGGTGTCTTTGCAATCTGTTTCGGGGTTGGCATCTGTGACCTTGGCGTCGGAGCTTAGCCAGGGTGAGTCTGCTACTGAACGTGGTGCAAGAGAGGGCATTCCTCAATCAATAAATGCAAGTGCTGATGGAGATGCCTCGGAGGCAGCTGGAGGAAATAGCAGGGATTCTTCTTATCAAAGGTATGATATTCAACAGGCTGCTCGGGGGATTGAGCAGATTCTCCCTTTTAGTTTTCTTCTACTGGTGGTCTTCATTCGACAGCATTTGCAAGGTACTTGCCTTGACTTTAATCATAATTTTAACTTACTATGGGTcaccaaatatttatttacttcaaatttaaattttcattaatgtGGCTAGTTTATGGACAGTAGCCAGAAAGATTTGGACAATCATGAACTGCTGCATCATCTTTATGGAGCAAGCATATGTGCTCTCTAGCTTTATTTCCATTGGTTGTTTTCTATAAGAAAAAAAAGCTGAATAGAGTTGACTGAAATATTATGGGGCTTTTGATAATCAATGGATTTTAACTCTTATGATCATATGGTGACCTTCCTATTACCAAATGCAACTGAGAATAGAAAAGCAAACAAACTAATGGGTAGAAGTTACAAATTATCGACTTGGCAAAACAAGCTTCCAATATACAATCAATGTCATATTAACAGCAGCGAAAGGTCAACTTATCGAAGTCAATCAACAATTATACCTCATTTAAGTTGCTAAAcactttaaaattttgaactGAACTGCATGAAGACAGGAATAGATAAATGGACAAAtcactaataattaaaattgatttttttttgcataaaGATAAATGTGAAGCTCATATCATCTATATTATCATGATTTTTAAgggttaaaataaattttaactgATCAATTTAGATGTAAAGTTCCCCTAAATCTATGAACAAGgatattagttttttttgttagatTCTCGAATTATGTGCAGTGTTAGTCATTTTTTTTGTAAGATTCTTGTATTATATTGtcttttaactatttttatatcaatttatGGTCTTGATGCTAATTATTGGTCATTTTTTTGGGGGTTTTATGGTCTTGATGCTAATTATTAATGTTTAAGCATCGTGGTTTTTATGCAAAATTTACATGCGTTTCCTTGAGAAATATTTACGTGCTTTTATGTGTATATTATATTGTAACTCAGATGTACTTAACATCATCTTTATCAACCTAATCTAGTTCACAGAAATCAAAGCATGTAAATATCTTTCCCTTCAAAAATATACTTCAACTACTAATTCTTTTTCCCGAAGAGTTACTTATGTCAATGTAATTTAGATGTTGAACAACAAAAACATGGAAGGcagtaaatttttaattaaaattaaaattcagaatgaaagaaatgaaaagaagtaaaatcaaaagtctcatctttaatcaatatttgagaCAGAACTAATTAATAAACCTATGAGagattttttaatgaaataagaaaaaaaaaaaaaatctgtacATCATTGGTTATAACGTATAGATATAGAAACATTCAAGAATGCTCTCCTTATTTTGTTTTGACatttatagaagatttaatTGTTCTAATATTACATGTCTCCATCTGATGTTGATATTTGCTCCCTAAACTTGCAGGCTTCTTTGTGACTATATGGATTGCTGCTTTCATGTACAAGTCAAATGATATTTTGCGAAAACAAACAGCTTTGAAGGTGTGTTATGGCATATTTTAATGTTTGGGATCCATATCTTCTTTGTGTGTGTATTGGGGGAGGGAGGTTATAAAATAGAAGTGACCTTGGATGTAAACCATCCTAGGTTACCCTAGTGGTCAATAAGTTCCAATGTGAACCGTAAATGGCTTAAAGAGAATGCAATGGCTTAAAGAGAATGAGGTCAAACCATGATGGCCACCTACTAAGGATTTAGTATCCGAGTtacttatcatatattatttttatttttattataattaatagcCAAGCTTTCATTGAGGGGAAAAAATGATTGTATACAAGAGCATACAAAAAAGAGACCCACAAAAGACGGAGGTAGCCTCCAATCAAGTAAGATAAAACTAAatgtataattacaaaaaacCTTCATAATGGATTCCCACAAGGAAACATGGAACCTAGCAAAGGACTAAACATTCTAAATGTTCTATTTTCCTCTCACCCCCACATAATAGCACATACTCTTGCTAGCTAGATTCTACGAATTGCTTGACAACCAAATGTGAATAGAGTTAGACGGTTGTCTCATGAGAATAGAGTTGGCACATGGGgcacttaaaaaaataaaaatataaaaagattcattatttatttattttataaaaagaagtaAAGAAGATAAGAAATCTTGCCATTAGGAGATTACAAGGCCTATGGGGAATATATAGGCCTACTTCAATATCCCACCGCAATTGTTGGTTGTTCATATTGATGATAAGTTAACCTTTATTATTAGGTATCTTGAAGAGTCATGAAAGTTAATGCCTTGGACATCCTCAAATCTCTCCTTCCCGCTTAAGTCACCTTAAACAGAAAAACTTTGAGGAACCTGATCTTCCCTTTATATCAGAGGATTGATGCATCTTGAGCTAACTTTcataactatttttcttttgatgCGATAGAGCTACAAAACTATAATACCTACCTCCAGGTTTTAGCATTCCCTGCCTTATCAATTGAAATTAATGAGATTGGACCTCCTTTCCGTAAAACTCTCATAGAGCTCATCTTCAATTTTTGGCCTCCATTAAGAAGGATAGAATAGCCGACATCATATATTTTCATGGTGGTTggatttctttttcctctttctgAAACTATTTGGCTCATTTCTCAACAATTCTGCACCCATAAATTCCCTGTCAACACTGTTATAGATTTTTTTGATGCTATAGTTAACACTGTTGTGACTTGGTGTAAATGCTCCCCATCTCTATAGCTATTCCAGTCTGGTCACTTGTAATCTCTCTATTGGGGCTTCcccttttgtaatttcattcCCTCAGTAAAATTGTTACTTAtcccaataaataattaaaaaaaggaacaaaagaACGTCCCAGTCAACACTATCATTTGTCTTCTTAAGATTGACTACAGAGACCAGGCCATTCACAGGGTAGACTTTCTTATACGTAATCGTTCTGTGCTTCCAGTTAGGGTCGGATGCAAAATTTTCCTCctgcaatgaatccttctggttatCAGAAATAGCATCCTGAATCACTCTCCTTATTGGTTTGGCTAATACCTGATCACTTTATATATGGCAGTGACCAAACTTGTCAGATTGCTTTCCTTGGAATGGCATCAATCTTGCTGTACTATTGTTGTTGTTTCTTCTTTATTCCATTTTTCAAAACGTGGGTTTTGTTGGTTCCTGCAGGGAGAGAGAAAAATCTCCGTTTTGGTTGGCATTTCTCTTGCATTCACTATTCATGTTATTGGTGTGTACTGGTGGTATCAGAATGATGACCTTTTATATCCGTTGATCATGCTTCCTCCCAGAGCGATTCCTCCCTTTTGGCATGCTATTTTCATCATCATGGTGAATGGTAACCTTCTGTTGAAGATATTACCAATTTCTACTGTATGTTCTCGATGATCATAATCTATAACTGTTATTGTGACAAAGAAGTGGTCTACTATGCTATGCTGCCCAATCACATAATTTTCTGCATATCATTTATTTTCTCAATATTCTCTGagtgattattatttatttattttaatacgAGTCTTAAAGTTAAACCACTTCATTCAATaaacaaagaacaaaagagGACAATCTTACAGGCCAATAGTAAATTTGTATGAGTTAGAGTTGAAGGCATTATCACAATCATTTCTTCCTCgtgtttgtaaactttgttgccTGTGCTTCATATTCCTTCTCTTATTGTGTGGTTTTTCATTGGGGTGGCAAATATTTCTTCTTTGCTTAAAAATGAATATTGTGTTTACGTCAGTATCTTACCAGTTGtgatattgtttttaattatcttttctatgCGGCACACACTCCCACCTACCTGCTTATGATAAAAGGGCTTTTTTGAAAAAGGATTTTCTAGGACttccattcatttatttatccACATTCATTGAATTAAAAGCTCCactgtattaaactaaaaactgGAAGTGTATGTTCAGCAAGATTTTTTTCTGCACTTCTGCCTTTCAATTTacaaaaacaaattataaatgTGCATAACTGGTTTGGTGAATTGTATGCTTTTGTGTTGGTTTCTCAGACACTTTGGTCCGTCAGGCAGTGATGGTGGTCAAGTGTGTTCTATTGATGTATTACAAGAACAGCAGAGGCCGCAACTATCGTAAGCAGGTGAGGTAATTTAGAAGTTGGCTCCTGTTTATTCATTAAACTCCTTTTTTGAATCAGTAACAAATATTCATACAAAAAGTGGACTTTTGCTACAATGCTATTCTTTAATTGAGCTCATAGTTGACTTCTCTTTAAGATTCTTTTTTCCTCTAGTGAATAAAGTGGCGACTTTAGAATTTGTAAATGTTTGTCAGTTTGTGAGAACGCACTGTTAACATTCACATTATCTCCAGGGTCAAATGCTAACTTTAGTCGAATATTTGCTGCTACTGTATCGTGCCTTATTGCCTACTCCTGTCTGGTATCGTTTCTTTTTGAACAAAGAGTACGGGAGTCTATTTTCGTCACTATTGACA
The nucleotide sequence above comes from Benincasa hispida cultivar B227 chromosome 3, ASM972705v1, whole genome shotgun sequence. Encoded proteins:
- the LOC120073180 gene encoding RING finger and transmembrane domain-containing protein 2; the protein is MEGSGSDPDSHRAASTSSSRRFGMLAASNIIQAPLSALLEYSGLLRGRPSHQESEALISARLPSGFRDHLRSQIEESSGATNDGEVSIRIIGAGEPEHGRDGAGLVVGQAREGSGQNTVSLQSVSGLASVTLASELSQGESATERGAREGIPQSINASADGDASEAAGGNSRDSSYQRYDIQQAARGIEQILPFSFLLLVVFIRQHLQGFFVTIWIAAFMYKSNDILRKQTALKGERKISVLVGISLAFTIHVIGVYWWYQNDDLLYPLIMLPPRAIPPFWHAIFIIMVNDTLVRQAVMVVKCVLLMYYKNSRGRNYRKQGQMLTLVEYLLLLYRALLPTPVWYRFFLNKEYGSLFSSLLTGLYLTFKLTSVVEKVQSFFAALKALSRKEVHYGAYATSEQVSAAGDLCAICQEKMHAPILLRCKHIFCEDCVSEWFERERTCPLCRALVKPADLRSFGDGSTSLFFQVF